A DNA window from Lusitaniella coriacea LEGE 07157 contains the following coding sequences:
- a CDS encoding methyltransferase domain-containing protein has protein sequence MTETSTIQQQGQTGSSTTIYNPEDAVLERYQEGARQHQESLCCPTEYEGNYLEILPQEIIEKDYGCGDPTRYVNVGETVVDLGSGAGKNCYILAQKVGVKGRVIGVDFNDEMLALARKYRSEIGAKIGHENVSFVKGKIQDLKLDLDRAQAWLQANPVDSIEAWGAFEVVRDRLRQEEPLITDNSVDVVISNCVLNLVRPQDKKQLFQELYRVLKRGGRVVISDIVCDENPTPEMIADPELWSGCLSGAFREDAFLKMFEEAGFHGIEILVRQSEPWQTIDGIEFRSMTVRAYKGKEGACWERNQAVVYKGPWRQVCDDDGHILRRGDRVAVCDKTFQIMTNPNSPYSKDIISISPYEEIALEQAKKFDCNRSSLRNPRETKGLDYRVTETDDSESGCNTESCC, from the coding sequence GTGACCGAAACTTCCACAATTCAACAGCAAGGACAAACTGGATCTTCTACTACTATTTATAATCCTGAAGATGCCGTTTTAGAGCGCTATCAAGAAGGAGCGAGGCAGCATCAAGAGAGTTTATGTTGTCCGACGGAATATGAGGGGAACTACCTTGAAATATTGCCTCAAGAAATTATTGAAAAAGATTATGGTTGTGGCGATCCGACTCGCTATGTCAATGTAGGGGAAACCGTTGTCGATCTGGGTTCTGGAGCGGGCAAAAACTGTTACATTCTCGCGCAGAAAGTGGGTGTAAAAGGAAGAGTCATTGGTGTTGATTTTAATGATGAAATGCTAGCATTGGCACGAAAGTATCGTTCGGAAATCGGAGCTAAAATCGGACACGAAAATGTTAGCTTTGTCAAGGGTAAAATTCAAGATTTAAAACTGGATCTCGATCGCGCGCAGGCTTGGTTGCAGGCTAATCCCGTTGATTCTATTGAAGCCTGGGGTGCTTTTGAAGTTGTACGCGATCGCTTGCGCCAAGAAGAACCTTTAATTACCGATAATAGCGTCGATGTCGTTATTTCCAATTGCGTTCTCAACCTCGTGCGTCCCCAGGACAAAAAGCAATTATTTCAAGAACTTTACCGCGTTCTTAAGCGTGGCGGCAGAGTCGTTATTTCTGATATCGTTTGCGATGAAAATCCGACACCTGAAATGATTGCAGATCCCGAACTTTGGAGCGGTTGTCTTTCCGGGGCATTTCGCGAAGATGCTTTTTTGAAAATGTTTGAAGAAGCCGGATTTCATGGAATTGAAATTCTCGTTCGACAAAGTGAACCGTGGCAAACAATTGATGGCATTGAATTCCGTTCGATGACAGTTCGAGCCTATAAAGGGAAAGAAGGTGCTTGTTGGGAACGCAACCAAGCCGTTGTTTATAAAGGTCCTTGGCGGCAAGTTTGTGACGATGACGGTCATATTTTAAGGCGGGGCGATCGCGTGGCAGTTTGTGATAAGACATTTCAAATCATGACCAACCCCAATAGTCCCTATTCTAAGGATATTATTTCCATTTCTCCCTATGAAGAAATTGCTCTCGAACAAGCGAAAAAATTTGATTGTAATCGCTCCTCTCTTCGCAATCCCAGAGAGACGAAAGGATTAGATTATCGCGTAACAGAAACGGATGATTCTGAATCTGGTTGTAATACCGAAAGTTGTTGCTAA
- the arsS gene encoding arsenosugar biosynthesis radical SAM (seleno)protein ArsS (Some members of this family are selenoproteins.), whose product MVQSLNTAQITPFHQKVKSPLTKQKITVLQINLGRRCNLACTHCHVEASPKRTEELSPEICEQLIEIINRFEQIETVDLTGGAPEMNYGFRPLVEAAREKGKEVIVRSNLTIFFEPGFEDLPEYFARHQLRVVASLPCYLQENVDKQRGAGVYNESIEAIKKLNQLGYGNDPNLILDLVYNPGLPVSNSFSLTPDQQKLEQDYKEYLNERFDLKFNNLFTITNLPIGRTKQYLQRRNLEKPYLQFLEENYNPVTLPQLMCRNELSIDYLGNIYDCDFNQMEGLPAKMKNGKNLTVAELLKAESLDVIEMIQTASYCYGCTAGSGSSCGGSLI is encoded by the coding sequence ATGGTTCAATCACTCAATACTGCTCAAATTACGCCTTTTCATCAAAAAGTTAAATCTCCTTTAACCAAACAGAAAATAACAGTCTTACAAATTAACCTAGGAAGACGTTGTAATCTGGCTTGCACGCACTGTCATGTTGAAGCAAGTCCCAAGCGAACAGAAGAATTATCGCCGGAGATTTGCGAGCAACTGATCGAGATTATTAATCGTTTTGAGCAAATTGAAACCGTTGATTTAACAGGCGGCGCGCCAGAAATGAACTATGGTTTTCGACCTTTAGTAGAAGCAGCGAGAGAGAAAGGAAAAGAGGTTATCGTTCGCTCGAATTTAACAATCTTTTTTGAGCCAGGATTTGAAGATTTACCGGAATATTTTGCTCGCCATCAACTACGAGTTGTTGCTTCTTTGCCCTGCTATTTACAGGAAAATGTCGATAAACAACGGGGTGCAGGAGTTTATAACGAGTCTATTGAAGCGATCAAGAAATTGAATCAGTTAGGTTACGGGAACGATCCCAATCTTATTCTTGACTTGGTTTATAATCCCGGTTTACCCGTTAGCAATAGTTTTTCCCTAACTCCAGACCAACAAAAGTTAGAACAGGATTACAAAGAGTACTTAAACGAGCGATTTGACCTCAAATTCAACAATCTCTTTACAATTACAAATCTTCCCATTGGTCGCACGAAACAATATTTACAGCGCCGAAATCTCGAAAAACCCTACCTACAGTTTCTTGAAGAGAATTATAATCCAGTGACTCTGCCTCAATTAATGTGTCGCAACGAACTCTCTATCGATTACTTAGGCAATATTTATGATTGCGATTTTAATCAGATGGAAGGATTGCCTGCGAAGATGAAAAATGGGAAAAATCTAACAGTAGCTGAATTATTAAAAGCGGAAAGTTTGGATGTGATTGAAATGATTCAAACTGCCTCATACTGTTATGGCTGTACGGCGGGAAGCGGTTCGAGTTGTGGAGGATCTTTGATATAA